A window from Streptomyces sp. NBC_00271 encodes these proteins:
- a CDS encoding CBS domain-containing protein, which produces MHHRTVDELMTRGVVRARRDTPFKELVRLLAENDVTAVPVVDDLDRPMGVVSEADLLRKSADQADPSGRTPVPHLEAWERAKAEGSRAEELMSAPAVCARPEWSVVEAARLMEAQHVKRLPVVDEADRLLGIVSRGDLLRIFLRRDDAIREEITGDLLRHTMGIDPTEVTVEVRDGRVALGGTVEYRGLIPVIEQLCRGVDGVVSVASHIAYRTDDARRPSSGA; this is translated from the coding sequence ATGCACCACCGAACGGTCGATGAGCTCATGACGCGGGGCGTCGTCCGGGCTCGGCGTGACACGCCGTTCAAGGAGCTCGTCAGGCTCCTGGCGGAGAACGATGTCACTGCCGTGCCCGTGGTGGACGATCTCGACCGCCCCATGGGGGTGGTGTCCGAGGCCGACCTGCTGCGCAAGAGCGCCGATCAGGCCGATCCGTCGGGCAGGACCCCCGTTCCGCACCTGGAAGCCTGGGAGCGGGCCAAGGCCGAGGGCTCCCGCGCCGAGGAACTCATGTCGGCCCCGGCGGTGTGCGCGCGCCCGGAGTGGAGCGTTGTCGAGGCTGCCCGCCTCATGGAGGCCCAGCACGTCAAACGGCTGCCCGTGGTGGATGAGGCGGACCGGCTCCTGGGCATCGTCAGCCGTGGTGATCTGCTGCGGATCTTCCTGCGCCGTGACGACGCCATCCGTGAGGAGATCACCGGCGACCTGCTGCGGCACACCATGGGGATCGATCCGACGGAGGTGACGGTCGAGGTACGAGACGGGCGGGTTGCCCTCGGTGGCACCGTGGAGTACAGGGGTCTGATCCCTGTGATTGAACAATTGTGCCGCGGCGTCGATGGTGTCGTCTCGGTCGCCAGCCACATCGCCTATCGCACGGACGACGCTCGGCGTCCCTCCAGCGGCGCCTGA